The sequence TTTCAAAACGAGGCGCGCCGCGGGGTTCATGTCGAGATGGGCGAAACGCAAATCCAGGCTCGCCCGGTCGCAGCTGTCCTCAAGCCTCCGGTCAAGGACCCGAAAGCCCGCGCATTCGAGCATAATCCGGGCGTTCCGGAGATTGAAAAGAAAATAGTGTTTGTAGTGCCAGTCGAGCTGGAAGATGATTCTGAGGGGAAAATCCACCGCGCCGAGCGTCGCCCTGTGCAGGGCGAAGGCCAGCTTGGGAATCAATCCGTCGGCCACGGGGATCCGGAGGGCCAGAAGCCCCCCGTTTCGGAGAACCGAACGCACGCGGTCGAGAAGCGGGCCGGGATCAGCCACATGCTCGAGAACCGACCAGAGCGTCACGACGTCGAAAGTCTCATCCCGAAGCGACACATGCTGAAAGTCGCGCCGTAAAACCGGGTGTTTTTCCGCGGCCACTCCGCTGGCGATCCGGGAGGGTTCGATGCCGAAAACCCGGAAACCCGCCTCGGCGGCGACATCGAGAAACCCGCCAGTTCCGCAGCCCACATCGAGAAGCGTTCCGCCCGGGGCATGCTTCCGGATCATGCGGACGGCGCGAACGTGCTGCGGCGTCCGGAAGCGCCGGACAAATTCCTGATAGGCTTCGAGATCGATTCCCGCATAATCCTCGCCCATCGGCTCCGGAACGACGATCGGAGACATCCGCACAAGACCGCAACTCCGGCAGGCGACATAGCGCCAGGCATCGATGCGGAACCGGAAATCCGAAACCGGCGATCCACAGGCGGGGCAAAGGGCATCGGACCTTTCAGGACACATTTATTGATCCAGATAAGGTCGAAAAAGATCGCTCTTCGCCCGCCAGAAACTTTCCATGTTCGGCCGGTACTTGATGTGGTCAAGAGCCCCTCGGAAGCCTTCATCCAGCCGAAGAACGAACCGGACCCTGTCGCGATAATCCCGATGATGAAACCGCATCCGGACAAGCGAGAAGCCGTCCGCGCCCGGCGCCTCCAGAACCGCCGGGACGTCGACGGAGGTCTCAACACCGTCCTGCGTTTGAATCACGGATGCCGTGCCCCGAACGCCGACATCATTCGCGGGGTTGTGAAGATGGAATTCCACCTGATAGCCCTGAGGAGGCAGCCGGAATTCCTTGGACACGGCTATCAATCCGGCTTCGGTGCCGGGAAAAGGCGCCACAGCGCTCCTGTCCAGAAAAATATCGGATTCGAGCCTGATGCCGCCCGTGATCTCGAAGTCTTTGTCCTCGACAAGCTCGGTCCGCGAGCCTCGAGCCAGGGCCATGTCCACGCCGGAATGTCTCTCGAATCTCCGAACCCATTCGTCATCCGATGCCAGCGCGGCATGGAGCGCCTGGTATTGCCGGAACTCCGGCCTTTCGCGAAGGCGTTCCAGGACAGCCGTCGATTCCCGGC comes from Acidobacteriota bacterium and encodes:
- a CDS encoding class I SAM-dependent methyltransferase, whose amino-acid sequence is MCPERSDALCPACGSPVSDFRFRIDAWRYVACRSCGLVRMSPIVVPEPMGEDYAGIDLEAYQEFVRRFRTPQHVRAVRMIRKHAPGGTLLDVGCGTGGFLDVAAEAGFRVFGIEPSRIASGVAAEKHPVLRRDFQHVSLRDETFDVVTLWSVLEHVADPGPLLDRVRSVLRNGGLLALRIPVADGLIPKLAFALHRATLGAVDFPLRIIFQLDWHYKHYFLFNLRNARIMLECAGFRVLDRRLEDSCDRASLDLRFAHLDMNPAARLVLKTGLDALLRAASLFEMRDEAVIVARKADCGRL